In Ovis aries strain OAR_USU_Benz2616 breed Rambouillet chromosome 14, ARS-UI_Ramb_v3.0, whole genome shotgun sequence, a single genomic region encodes these proteins:
- the ADAT1 gene encoding tRNA-specific adenosine deaminase 1 isoform X8 gives MLEFEDQPCCPVSRDWASNPSVETSDNLEAPEDKRKCEDPESPVAKKMRLEPRTPGGTAHRQSFGSQEKGPNPPNVSGSNLTAEELASVTGMSPSGAQVVDVYRTGAKCVPGEAGDSRKPGAAYHQVGLLRVKPGRGDRTCSMSCSDKLARWNILGCQGALLMHFLEEPIYLSAVVIGKCPYSQEAMRRALIGRCQNVSALPEGFGVQEVKIQQSDLLFGQSRCAVQTRKADSPGRLVPCGAAISWSAVPEQPLDVTANGFPQGTTKKGIGRLQARSRISKVELFRSFQKLLSSISEDKWPDSLRAQKLATYQEYKEAASTYQEAWSALRKQAFASWIRNPPDYHQFQ, from the exons ATGCTTGAGTTTGAAGATCAGCCTTGCTGTCCTGTCAGTAGAGATTGGGCCAGTAACCCATCAGTAGAAACTAGTGATAACCTAGAAGCTCCTGAAGATAAAAGGAAATGTGAAGACCCAGAAAGTCCTGTGGCTAAAAAAATGAGGCTGGAGCCCAGGACTCCTGGTGGTACAGCTCACCGTCAGAGTTTTGGCAGTCAGGAAAAGGGCCCAAATCCACCAAATGTCAGTGGCTCTAATCTCACAGCAGAGGAACTGGCCAGTGTCACTGGAATGAGCCCTAGTGGTGCCCAAGTGGTGGATGTTTATAGAACCGGAGCCAAGTGTGTGCCTGGAGAAGCTGGAGACTCAAGGAAGCCTGGTGCTGCGTATCACCAGGTGGGGCTGCTCCGAGTGAAGCCAGGCCGGGGGGACAGGACTTGTTCCATGTCCTGCAGCGACAAGCTGGCACGGTGGAACATCCTCGGATGCCAGGGGGCACTGCTGATGCACTTCCTAGAAGAACCCATCTACCTGTCAGCTGTGGTCATTGGAAAGTGCCCCTATAGCCAGGAGGCCATGCGGAGAGCACTGATCGGGAG GTGTCAGAACGTCTCAGCTCTACCAGAAGGCTTTGGAGTTCAAGAAGTGAAAATACAGCAGTCAGATTTACTGTTTGGACAGAGCCGCTGTGCAGTGCAGACGAGAAAGGCTGACAGCCCAGGCCGACTTGTTCCTTGTGGGGCAG CCATCAGCTGGAGTGCAGTGCCTGAGCAGCCCCTGGATGTCACCGCCAATGGATTTCCCCAGGGGACAACAAAGAAAGGAATCGGACGCCTCCAGGCCAG ATCCCGAATCAGCAAAGTAGAGCTCTTTAGATCATTCCAGAAGCTGCTAAGCAGTATTTCAGAGGACAAGTGGCCAGACTCACTCAG GGCGCAGAAGCTAGCGACGTACCAAGAGTACAAGGAGGCTGCATCCACTTaccaggaggcctggagtgcacTCCGGAAGCAGGCGTTTGCATCCTGGATCAGAAATCCCCCAGATTATCACCAGTTTCAGTGA